The following are from one region of the Rhinoraja longicauda isolate Sanriku21f chromosome 11, sRhiLon1.1, whole genome shotgun sequence genome:
- the ddah1 gene encoding N(G),N(G)-dimethylarginine dimethylaminohydrolase 1 translates to MAGAVAGAGAGGCGSSSYSHALVRGIPESLAGGALRRQSGAGEGSGVDTARARQEHRLYVEALRERLGLVVTELPADEAMPDCVFVEDTAVVCGGTALISRPGALSRRGEDHWNRIKPNTCTFNAY, encoded by the exons ATGGCGGGAGCggtagcaggagcaggagcaggcggTTGCGGCAGCAGCAGCTACAGCCACGCGCTGGTGCGGGGGATCCCGGAGTCGTTGGCGGGCGGAGCGCTGCGGCGGCAGAGCGGCGCCGGTGAGGGGAGCGGGGTGGACACCGCCCGCGCCCGGCAGGAGCACCGGCTCTACGTggaggcgctgcgggagcggctcgGTCTCGTCGTCACCGAGCTGCCGGCCGACGAGGCGATGCCCGACTGCGTGTTCGTGGAGGACACGGCCGTGGTGTGCGGCGGCACCGCGCTCATCAGCCGGCCCGGGGCGCTCAGCCGCCGGGGAGAG GATCATTGGAATCGGATTAAGCCCAACACTTGTACTTTCAATGCTTATTGA